The Polyangiaceae bacterium genome includes a region encoding these proteins:
- a CDS encoding metallopeptidase family protein produces the protein MPSRFHLPSGAQVELGVGEPIELDGPIGAELRALRVRLSVPLDALPLGDLHVLRAIARRLGLVDEPELAIRCSNCHGEFRVKPCSTLELGPFRDAELDDPEVDADFDFSRTHSIPAVRDDRDESRVRLAPCSVGQARELHRALSRDRPLRVTSRVVRGMGIVELDGETDPRRIARLLAAASDDCFDAVGALFEDAHYPPRLDVPHACPSCGLSEWLSVPLSRELSLEPSDDAAPPPPPDDRSFMDLDEFEALVREEAASAYADLGVREIDLAVIEGPAEVDDGGEPLLGCYRPPDPEGLVPRPAEIRLFYRTFANIAHDEGAYDVRAEVRETIRHELEHHFGHLSGDDPLDDEEHAEIQREHARRVGQRELERRAVRSFWSELRTFFARTWLVWLIALSVTLLAVLAESR, from the coding sequence GTGCCGTCCCGCTTCCATCTGCCGAGCGGCGCCCAGGTCGAGCTGGGCGTGGGGGAGCCCATCGAGCTCGACGGGCCCATCGGCGCCGAGCTCCGTGCCCTCCGCGTGCGGTTGAGCGTCCCCCTCGACGCGCTTCCGCTCGGTGACTTGCACGTGCTCCGGGCCATCGCGCGCAGGCTCGGTCTGGTGGACGAGCCCGAGCTGGCGATCCGTTGCAGCAACTGTCACGGGGAATTCAGGGTGAAGCCCTGCTCCACGCTGGAGCTCGGCCCGTTTCGCGATGCCGAGCTCGACGATCCGGAGGTGGACGCGGACTTCGACTTCTCCCGCACCCATTCCATTCCGGCAGTCCGGGACGACCGCGACGAATCGAGGGTGAGGCTCGCGCCGTGCAGCGTGGGGCAGGCGCGGGAGCTTCACCGCGCGCTCTCCAGGGACCGACCGCTCCGCGTCACCTCGCGAGTGGTGCGAGGGATGGGGATCGTCGAGCTCGACGGCGAGACCGACCCCAGGCGGATCGCTCGCCTGCTGGCGGCCGCCTCGGATGACTGCTTCGACGCCGTGGGCGCGTTGTTCGAGGACGCCCACTATCCGCCCCGTCTCGACGTGCCCCACGCTTGTCCGAGCTGCGGCCTCTCCGAGTGGCTCTCGGTCCCGCTCTCGCGCGAGCTCAGCCTGGAGCCGTCCGACGACGCGGCCCCGCCGCCTCCCCCGGACGACCGGAGCTTCATGGACCTGGACGAGTTCGAAGCCCTGGTCCGCGAGGAAGCGGCGTCGGCCTACGCCGACCTGGGCGTGAGGGAGATCGACCTGGCGGTGATCGAAGGACCGGCGGAGGTGGACGACGGCGGCGAGCCGCTGCTCGGCTGCTACCGGCCGCCGGACCCCGAGGGCCTGGTGCCGCGTCCCGCTGAAATCCGGCTATTTTACCGGACTTTTGCCAACATCGCGCACGACGAAGGCGCCTACGACGTGCGCGCGGAGGTGCGCGAGACCATTCGCCACGAGCTCGAGCACCACTTCGGGCACCTGTCCGGCGACGACCCGCTCGACGACGAGGAGCACGCCGAGATCCAGCGCGAGCACGCGCGACGCGTGGGTCAGCGCGAGCTCGAACGGCGAGCCGTGCGGAGCTTCTGGAGCGAGCTTCGGACCTTCTTCGCCCGCACTTGGCTGGTCTGGCTGATCGCGCTCTCGGTGACGCTGCTCGCCGTGCTGGCGGAGTCGCGCTAG
- a CDS encoding CarD family transcriptional regulator — protein sequence MPASPEVEFKVGDKAVYPAQGVAEVISIDEKDIAGSRQRFYVLRILDTDRKIMVPVSNANAVGLRQVISEQEIREIFDILKERTIGFDTQTWNRRYRGFMDKIKTGSIYDVAEVLRDLYRLKANKQLSFGERRMLDTARTLIVKEIAIARAQTEEQVKNEIEAIFFSN from the coding sequence ATGCCCGCAAGTCCGGAAGTTGAGTTCAAGGTCGGCGACAAGGCGGTTTACCCCGCTCAAGGTGTCGCGGAAGTGATCAGCATCGACGAGAAGGACATCGCCGGCTCGCGGCAGCGTTTCTACGTGCTGCGCATCCTCGACACCGACCGCAAGATCATGGTCCCGGTGAGCAATGCGAACGCAGTGGGGCTGCGCCAGGTCATCAGCGAGCAGGAGATCCGTGAGATCTTCGACATCCTGAAGGAGCGCACCATCGGCTTCGACACGCAGACCTGGAACCGTCGCTACCGCGGCTTCATGGACAAGATCAAGACCGGCTCGATCTACGACGTGGCCGAGGTGCTGCGCGATCTGTACCGGCTGAAGGCGAACAAGCAACTCTCCTTCGGCGAGCGCCGCATGCTGGACACCGCGCGCACGCTGATCGTCAAGGAGATCGCCATCGCGCGCGCTCAGACCGAAGAGCAGGTCAAGAACGAGATCGAAGCGATCTTCTTCTCGAACTGA
- a CDS encoding OmpA family protein, giving the protein MRIRTLSVFLAATLPALLVGCGYSQEEWDQKVRENESLRNQLAAQRQAHKKCETDYADSLHEIEDLKKKLKERGINIDNLSAKLDEERKALEEYRRRAEQLDQIRKRFDLLRSKLQKLTQLGLKVAVRDNRMVIQLPGDVLFDSGKDKLKKDGEDILRQVADVVKNDSDLKNREFQVAGHTDAKPLKGGEFKDNWGLSAMRARSVLIYLTGDGGLDPKNWSAAGYADTDPVAGNDSDEGRGKNRRVELVVLPNVEEMLNLNSLAQ; this is encoded by the coding sequence ATGCGCATCCGAACCCTGTCAGTTTTTCTCGCCGCAACCCTCCCCGCGCTGCTCGTCGGCTGCGGCTACTCGCAAGAAGAGTGGGACCAGAAGGTCCGCGAGAACGAGAGCCTCCGCAACCAGCTGGCCGCGCAGCGCCAGGCGCACAAGAAGTGCGAGACCGACTACGCCGACTCCCTGCACGAGATCGAGGATCTCAAGAAGAAGCTCAAAGAGCGCGGCATCAACATCGACAACCTGAGCGCGAAGCTCGACGAGGAGCGCAAGGCCCTCGAGGAGTACCGCCGCCGCGCCGAGCAACTGGACCAGATCCGCAAGCGCTTCGACCTCCTGCGCAGCAAGCTCCAGAAGCTGACGCAGCTCGGGCTCAAGGTCGCGGTGCGGGACAACCGCATGGTCATTCAGCTCCCCGGCGACGTGCTCTTCGACTCCGGCAAGGACAAGCTGAAGAAGGACGGCGAGGACATCCTGAGGCAGGTCGCCGACGTCGTGAAGAACGACTCGGACCTGAAGAACCGCGAGTTCCAGGTCGCCGGCCACACCGACGCCAAGCCGCTCAAGGGCGGCGAGTTCAAGGACAACTGGGGCCTTTCGGCCATGCGCGCCCGCTCGGTGCTCATCTACCTGACCGGTGACGGCGGGCTCGACCCCAAGAACTGGAGCGCCGCCGGCTACGCCGACACGGATCCGGTGGCCGGCAACGACAGCGACGAAGGCCGCGGCAAGAACCGGCGCGTCGAGCTGGTGGTGCTGCCGAACGTCGAAGAGATGCTCAACCTGAACAGCCTGGCCCAATGA
- a CDS encoding site-specific DNA-methyltransferase, whose protein sequence is MLVQGDNLLAMRALFERTGPAFSLVYLDPPFFTGRQHARVDRRRDPETGNVIRLLRPAFDDRWEGLSHYLSELGERIEAARELLAPDGCLIVHVDPKTSHYAKVMCDEVFGAECFASEIVWRYRRWPAKTKNFQRVHDVLLRYVKDAGVEPKFRQLYEPLAASTLQTWGDKKQRAVVGSDGRRQRSSRTEEQTPGTPMGDVWEIGIVAPIARERTGYPTQKPEALLERLIEACTDPGDLVLDPFAGSGTTLAVSARLGRRSVGIDAGGEAIRVARRRLRAQGLRPFEERVVVEAPGPAKAGRLRRPSALAG, encoded by the coding sequence ATGCTGGTGCAGGGCGACAACCTGCTCGCGATGCGCGCGCTGTTCGAGCGCACGGGCCCGGCCTTCTCGCTGGTCTACCTGGATCCGCCGTTCTTCACCGGGCGGCAACACGCACGCGTGGATCGCCGCCGCGATCCCGAGACGGGCAACGTGATCCGCCTGCTGCGCCCGGCCTTCGACGACCGCTGGGAGGGGCTCTCCCACTACTTGAGCGAGCTGGGCGAGCGCATCGAAGCGGCGCGAGAGCTCCTGGCGCCGGACGGCTGCCTGATCGTGCACGTGGATCCGAAGACCAGTCACTACGCCAAGGTGATGTGCGACGAGGTGTTCGGCGCGGAGTGCTTCGCCAGCGAGATCGTCTGGCGCTATCGCCGCTGGCCTGCCAAGACCAAGAACTTCCAGCGCGTCCACGACGTGCTCTTGCGCTACGTGAAGGACGCGGGCGTCGAGCCGAAGTTCCGCCAGCTCTACGAGCCGCTGGCGGCGTCCACGCTGCAAACCTGGGGCGACAAGAAGCAGCGCGCCGTGGTCGGGAGCGACGGCCGGCGCCAGCGCTCGAGCCGCACCGAAGAGCAGACCCCAGGCACGCCGATGGGCGACGTCTGGGAGATCGGCATCGTCGCGCCCATCGCGAGGGAGCGCACCGGCTACCCGACGCAGAAGCCCGAGGCGCTCCTGGAGCGGCTGATCGAGGCCTGCACGGACCCGGGTGACCTCGTGCTCGATCCCTTCGCCGGCAGCGGCACCACGCTGGCCGTGAGCGCGCGGCTCGGCCGGCGCTCGGTCGGTATCGACGCCGGTGGCGAGGCCATCCGCGTGGCCCGCAGGCGGCTGCGTGCCCAGGGGCTCAGGCCCTTCGAGGAGCGCGTGGTGGTGGAGGCGCCGGGGCCCGCCAAGGCCGGCCGGCTCCGGCGACCGAGCGCGCTGGCGGGTTAG
- a CDS encoding Ppx/GppA family phosphatase codes for MPRAAAIDIGTNTVLLTIAERRAGAIVASCERATITRLGAGVDRTRAISDEARARTVACLEEYAELIAAHGVDSVDAVGTSALRDVGSGSAFLDDAERVLGVRPRVVTGSEEAELTFEGSLSGLSLEGDVLVFDVGGGSTELVLGNAGAGRAIASSASLDIGSVRLFERHVASDPPTFDELERARAAVREALASCRKPAPGCQLVGVAGTVTTLACLRYGTSVARAGEVHGTRLASHDVERLARELASLSLAARLGLGGLDPGRADVIPVGAALVSEICRWAGASELLVSDRGVRWGLLERRLAG; via the coding sequence ATGCCCCGCGCCGCGGCGATCGACATCGGCACCAACACGGTGCTCCTGACGATCGCCGAGCGGCGAGCCGGGGCGATCGTCGCGTCCTGCGAGCGCGCGACCATCACCCGCCTCGGCGCCGGCGTCGATCGCACGCGCGCCATCTCCGACGAGGCGCGCGCCCGCACCGTCGCCTGCCTGGAGGAATACGCGGAGCTGATCGCTGCGCACGGCGTCGACTCCGTCGACGCCGTCGGCACGAGCGCGCTGCGCGACGTCGGCTCCGGCAGCGCTTTCCTCGACGACGCGGAGCGAGTGCTGGGTGTGCGACCGCGCGTCGTCACGGGCAGCGAGGAGGCGGAGCTGACCTTCGAGGGCTCGCTAAGCGGCCTCTCGCTCGAGGGCGACGTGCTGGTCTTCGACGTGGGCGGCGGCAGCACGGAGCTCGTGCTCGGCAACGCGGGCGCGGGTCGCGCGATCGCGAGCAGCGCGAGCCTCGACATCGGCAGCGTGCGCTTGTTCGAGCGCCACGTCGCCAGCGATCCGCCGACCTTCGACGAGCTGGAGCGGGCTCGCGCTGCGGTGCGTGAAGCGCTGGCTTCGTGCAGAAAGCCCGCACCGGGCTGCCAGCTCGTGGGCGTGGCAGGAACCGTGACGACGCTCGCGTGCCTGCGTTACGGAACCAGCGTGGCGCGCGCCGGAGAGGTACACGGCACCCGGCTCGCGTCGCACGACGTCGAGCGCTTGGCGAGAGAGCTCGCGAGCCTGTCGCTCGCCGCGCGCCTCGGCCTCGGCGGGCTCGATCCCGGACGCGCCGACGTCATCCCCGTCGGGGCCGCGCTGGTGAGCGAGATCTGCCGCTGGGCGGGCGCGAGCGAGCTGCTGGTGTCGGACCGCGGCGTGCGCTGGGGCTTGCTCGAGCGCCGCTTGGCCGGCTGA
- a CDS encoding AgmX/PglI C-terminal domain-containing protein, protein MLSCTKLNVAASLTLVTLISFAGCAGQKPDAAAPSAGAAGAGATEPKSDEPRAGGEEKKPAEPAEGDEPAAGDKETRTTEVIQALVQENRKPVRECYEKARKQIPDLKGTMVIHFVLDPEGKVKEAVLNVEKSEVKSPDIVNCAVAVIKKIKFPPSSRGMETTINYPYTFNP, encoded by the coding sequence ATGCTGTCCTGCACCAAGCTGAACGTCGCTGCCTCGCTCACGCTCGTGACCCTGATCTCGTTCGCGGGCTGCGCCGGTCAGAAGCCCGACGCCGCTGCGCCCTCCGCCGGGGCCGCCGGCGCCGGAGCGACCGAGCCCAAGAGCGACGAGCCCCGCGCGGGTGGCGAGGAGAAGAAGCCCGCCGAGCCGGCCGAGGGCGACGAGCCCGCGGCGGGCGACAAGGAGACGCGCACCACGGAGGTGATTCAGGCGCTGGTCCAGGAGAACCGCAAGCCGGTGCGCGAGTGCTACGAGAAGGCCAGGAAGCAGATCCCCGATCTGAAGGGCACGATGGTGATCCACTTCGTGCTCGATCCCGAGGGCAAGGTCAAAGAGGCCGTGCTCAACGTCGAGAAGAGCGAGGTCAAGTCGCCGGACATCGTCAACTGTGCCGTCGCCGTGATCAAGAAGATCAAGTTCCCACCCTCGTCGCGCGGGATGGAAACCACCATCAACTACCCGTACACCTTCAATCCCTGA
- a CDS encoding peptidyl-prolyl cis-trans isomerase, with translation MRHPIALALALIASTAVAQSPPAPAGKSDVALTVGESSMTVAEIERRLSSIPHFQLAQFGKTPAEIRKGFVEKVLVPELLYVEEARRRKLEAAPGTRDRIRDALRQATEMELREAANSVSPEEIKSYYDENRHRFNTPRRIKLWRILVRDEASAKKILGAVKGSELEGANRWNKHARDDSIDKSTNMRDGDLGFVSPDGQTEMPQLRVDPALFTAAEKVKDGELVPEPVKEGDNWAVVWRRGSLEAVNRTLAQEAPAIRQILSRQKVSGQVTELAKKLQAEQVKNVSHELLSYVNVDPSGDVGARQRPGVIPRHRARAPGAPQRDERGLR, from the coding sequence ATGCGCCACCCGATCGCCCTGGCCCTCGCGCTGATCGCCAGCACGGCGGTCGCCCAGAGCCCACCCGCGCCCGCGGGCAAGTCGGACGTGGCGCTGACGGTCGGCGAGTCGAGCATGACCGTCGCGGAGATCGAGCGACGGCTGAGCAGCATCCCGCATTTCCAGCTGGCTCAGTTCGGCAAGACGCCGGCGGAAATCCGCAAGGGCTTCGTCGAGAAGGTGCTGGTGCCGGAGCTCCTGTACGTGGAGGAGGCGCGCCGGCGCAAGCTGGAGGCGGCGCCGGGGACGCGCGATCGGATCCGCGACGCCCTGCGGCAGGCCACCGAGATGGAGCTGCGTGAGGCGGCCAACAGCGTCAGCCCGGAAGAGATCAAGTCGTACTACGACGAGAACCGGCACCGCTTCAACACGCCCCGGCGCATCAAGCTGTGGCGCATCTTGGTGCGCGACGAAGCCTCCGCGAAGAAGATCCTCGGGGCCGTGAAGGGCAGCGAGCTCGAGGGCGCCAACCGCTGGAACAAGCACGCGCGGGACGACTCCATCGACAAGTCCACGAACATGCGCGACGGCGACCTCGGCTTCGTGAGCCCGGATGGCCAGACGGAGATGCCGCAGCTCCGGGTCGATCCCGCCTTGTTCACCGCCGCCGAGAAGGTGAAGGACGGCGAGCTGGTGCCGGAGCCGGTGAAGGAGGGCGACAACTGGGCGGTGGTCTGGCGCCGGGGCAGCCTGGAGGCCGTGAACCGCACGCTGGCGCAGGAAGCGCCGGCGATTCGCCAGATCCTCTCGCGCCAGAAGGTGTCGGGGCAGGTGACGGAGCTCGCCAAGAAGCTCCAGGCCGAGCAGGTCAAGAACGTGAGCCACGAGCTCCTGAGCTACGTGAACGTCGATCCGTCCGGCGACGTGGGGGCGCGGCAGCGCCCGGGAGTCATCCCTCGCCATCGCGCGCGGGCGCCCGGCGCGCCGCAGCGGGACGAGCGCGGCCTGCGCTGA
- the trpS gene encoding tryptophan--tRNA ligase, producing the protein MTSTPRIFSGMQPTGSGELHIGNYLGALKNWVALSQEGTYDALFCVVDAHAATAEYDPKEMPTRIFGTALSYLAAGLDPAHCTVFAQSDVPQHMELAWYLSTVTPMGDLHRMTQFKEKSDQYKQNVNAGLFTYPVLMAADILLYRATVVPVGNDQVQHLELSREICRKFNARFGDVFPEPKPKLTQTPRIMGLDGKRKMSKSLGNSIDLFDDAKTVEKKLKRAFTDEQKLQLGDPGRPEVCNVFTMHTALTAAAEVKRIDTDCRSGALGCGECKKRLTESMNAELAPIQARAAELRGSPKRVLDVLEAGAERARGIARETMADVREAMGMNVRAPKP; encoded by the coding sequence ATGACCTCCACGCCCCGCATCTTCTCGGGCATGCAGCCGACCGGCAGCGGCGAGCTGCACATCGGCAACTACCTGGGCGCGCTGAAGAACTGGGTGGCGCTCAGTCAGGAAGGTACCTACGACGCGCTCTTCTGCGTCGTGGACGCACATGCCGCAACGGCGGAGTACGACCCGAAGGAGATGCCGACGCGCATCTTCGGCACTGCGCTCTCGTACCTGGCCGCCGGGCTCGATCCCGCGCACTGCACGGTGTTCGCGCAGAGCGACGTGCCGCAGCACATGGAGCTCGCCTGGTACCTGTCCACGGTCACGCCGATGGGCGACCTGCACCGCATGACGCAGTTCAAGGAGAAGAGCGATCAGTACAAGCAGAACGTCAACGCCGGCCTCTTCACCTATCCGGTGCTGATGGCGGCGGACATCCTGCTCTACCGCGCCACGGTCGTGCCCGTCGGCAACGATCAGGTGCAGCACCTGGAGCTCTCCCGGGAGATTTGCCGGAAATTCAACGCCCGCTTCGGCGACGTCTTCCCGGAGCCGAAGCCCAAGCTCACCCAGACGCCGCGCATCATGGGCCTCGACGGCAAGCGCAAGATGAGCAAGTCGCTCGGCAACTCCATCGACCTGTTCGACGACGCGAAGACCGTGGAGAAGAAGCTCAAGCGCGCCTTCACCGACGAGCAGAAGCTGCAGCTGGGGGATCCGGGTCGGCCGGAGGTGTGCAACGTCTTCACCATGCACACCGCGCTCACGGCGGCCGCCGAGGTGAAGCGCATCGACACGGACTGCCGCTCGGGAGCCCTGGGCTGCGGCGAGTGCAAGAAGCGGCTGACCGAGAGCATGAACGCGGAGCTCGCGCCGATTCAGGCCCGCGCCGCCGAGTTGCGCGGGTCGCCGAAGCGCGTGCTCGACGTGCTCGAGGCCGGCGCCGAGCGCGCGCGCGGGATCGCGCGCGAGACCATGGCCGACGTGAGAGAAGCGATGGGTATGAACGTGCGGGCGCCGAAGCCGTGA
- a CDS encoding HNH endonuclease: MLNRYFSPVSVTPARRAVVLLFGGSALALDDDGAMHDFTRWRALPVRSSDDGIPMVGGQLRVPRVLHLTRYDRAPRVIVRLTRRNLMLRDDHQCQYCGRRPHVRDLNLDHVLPRSRGGGDSWENLVVSCRLCNLKKGRRTPEEAGMTLLRRPQKPRWTTPAQILMAEREPFSEWQPYLATG; the protein is encoded by the coding sequence CTGCTCAATCGCTACTTTTCGCCGGTCAGCGTGACGCCGGCCCGGCGCGCCGTGGTGCTGCTCTTCGGCGGCTCGGCCCTGGCCCTGGACGACGACGGCGCGATGCACGATTTCACCCGCTGGCGCGCGCTCCCGGTGCGTTCCAGCGACGACGGCATCCCGATGGTCGGCGGGCAGCTCCGGGTTCCCCGAGTCCTTCACCTCACGCGCTACGACCGCGCGCCTCGGGTGATCGTGCGCCTGACCCGGCGCAACCTGATGCTCCGAGACGACCACCAGTGCCAGTACTGCGGGCGTCGCCCGCATGTGCGCGACCTGAACCTGGATCACGTGCTGCCCCGCTCGCGCGGGGGCGGGGACAGCTGGGAGAACCTGGTCGTGTCCTGCCGGCTCTGCAACCTGAAGAAGGGGCGCCGGACGCCCGAGGAGGCCGGGATGACGCTGCTCCGGCGCCCGCAGAAGCCGCGCTGGACCACACCCGCCCAGATCCTGATGGCCGAGCGCGAGCCCTTCAGCGAGTGGCAACCGTACCTGGCGACGGGCTGA